Proteins encoded together in one Canis aureus isolate CA01 chromosome 21, VMU_Caureus_v.1.0, whole genome shotgun sequence window:
- the LOC144293366 gene encoding olfactory receptor 5M3 yields MLNFTDVTEFILLGLTSRQEWQVLLFAIFLAVYIVTVVGNVGMIVLIKVSPQLNSPMYFFLSHLSFVDVWFSSNVTPKMLENLLSETKTISYAGCLVQCFFFIALVHVEIFILAVMAFDRYMAIGKPLLYGSKMSRAVCIRLISFPYVYGFLTSLAATLWTYGLSFCGNIEINHFYCADPPLIKMACAGTFVKEYTMIILAGINFTYSLTVVTISYLFILLAILRMHSAQGRRKAFSTCGSHLTAVVIFYGTLIFMYLRRPTEESVEQGKMVAVFYTTVIPMLNPMIYSLRNKDVKEAMSKVISRICLTK; encoded by the coding sequence ATGCTCAATTTCACCGATGTGACAGAATTCATTCTCTTGGGACTCACCAGTCGTCAGGAATGGCAAGTTCTCCTCTTTGCCATTTTTCTTGCAGTCTACATTGTCACGGTGGTGGGCAATGTTGGCATGATTGTGTTGATTAAGGTCAGTCCACAGCTTAACAGCCCCATGTACTTTTTTCTCAGCCATTTGTCATTTGTGGATGTGTGGTTTTCTTCCAACGTGACCCCCAAAATGCTGGAAAATCTGTTATCTGAGACAAAAACGATTTCTTATGCTGGCTGTTTGGTACAGTGTTTCTTCTTCATTGCCCTTGTCCATGTGGAAATTTTCATTCTTGCTGTGATGGCCTTTGATAGGTACATGGCAATTGGGAAGCCCCTGCTGTATGGCAGCAAAATGTCTAGGGCTGTGTGTATTCGGCTGATTTCCTTCCCTTACGTATATGGTTTTCTGACTAGTCTGGCAGCAACCCTGTGGACATATGGCTTGTCCTTTTGTGGGAATATTGAGATCAACCACTTCTACTGTGCAGACCCACCTCTCATCAAAATGGCATGTGCTGGGACCTTTGTAAAAGAATACACTATGATCATACTTGCAGGTATTAATTTCACATATTCCCTGACTGTAGTGACCATTTCTTATCTGTTCATTCTCCTTGCCATTCTACGGATGCACTCGGCGCAAGGGAGGCGGAAGGCCTTTTCCACCTGTGGGTCCCACTTGACAGCTGTCGTCATATTTTATGGGACTCTCATATTCATGTATCTCAGACGTCCCACAGAGGAGTCTGTGGAGCAGGGGAAAATGGTGGCTGTGTTTTATACCACAGTGATTCCCATGCTGAATCCCATGATCTACAGTCTGAGGAACAAAGATGTGAAAGAAGCCATGAGCAAAGTGATCAGCAGAATatgtttaacaaaataa
- the LOC144293354 gene encoding olfactory receptor 5M3-like yields the protein MLNFTDVTEFILLGLTSRPELQVLFFVVFLLVYIITLVGNIGMIILIRISPQLNSPMYFFLSHLSFADVWFSSNVTPKMLENLVAEIKTISYAGCIVQCFFFIAFVHVEVFILAVMAFDRYMAIGNPLLYSSRMSRTICIRLISFPYIYGFFISLISTLWTHGLYFCGNVEINHFYCADPALIKMACAGTFIKEYTMRTLAGLNFSYSLLVIIISYIFILIAILRMRSAEGRKKAFSTCGSHLTAVTIFYGTLFFMYLRSPTEESVEQGKMVAVFYTTVIPMLNPMIYSLRNKDVKEAMSRAVSRTFLTK from the coding sequence ATGCTCAATTTTACTGATGTAACAGAATTCATTCTTTTGGGATTAACCAGTCGTCCTGAACTGCAAGTCCTTTTCTTTGTGGTGTTCTTACTGGTCTACATTATCACGCTGGTCGGGAACATTGGCATGATCATTCTAATCAGGATCAGTCCCCAGCTCAACAgtcccatgtacttcttcctcagccACTTATCTTTTGCCGATGTGTGGTTCTCCTCTAATGTCACACCGAAGATGTTAGAAAATCTGGTGGCTGAGATCAAAACCATTTCCTACGCTGGCTGTATAGTGCAGTGTTTTTTCTTCATTGCCTTTGTCCATGTGGAGGTGTTCATCCTTGCCGTAATGGCCTTTGACAGATACATGGCGATTGGCAACCCTCTGCTCTACAGCAGCCGAATGTCAAGGACCATCTGTATTCGACTGATCTCTTTTCCTTACATATATGGCTTCTTCATTAGTCTGATCTCCACACTGTGGACCCATGGTCTATACTTTTGTGGGAACGTAGAGATCAACCACTTCTACTGTGCAGATCCAGCTCTCATCAAAATGGCCTGTGCAGGGACCTTCATCAAAGAATACACCATGCGCACATTGGCAGGGCTCAACTTCTCTTATTCTCTACTAGTCATTATCATCTCCTACATTTTCATCCTCATCGCCATCCTAAGGATGCGctcagcagaaggaagaaagaaagccttTTCCACATGTGGCTCCCACTTGACAGCTGTCACCATATTCTATGGAACCCTCTTCTTCATGTATCTCAGAAGTCCGACAGAAGAGTCTGTGGAACAGGGCAAAATGGTGGCTGTGTTTTACACCACAGTAATTCCTATGTTGAACCCCATGATCTACAGTCTCAGGAACAAAGATGTAAAGGAGGCCATGAGCAGAGCAGTCAGTAGAACTTTTTTAACTAAGTAA